From the Leptospirales bacterium genome, one window contains:
- the aceE gene encoding pyruvate dehydrogenase (acetyl-transferring), homodimeric type has translation MSDPGLNKEDLEIQQIETQEWLESLDYVIKHGGPERVKRLLRNLQNRAAEFGIHLPYAANTPYVNTIAHDAQPRYPGNHEIEWRLRSLIRWNAMATVVRANRVEYGIGGHISSFASSATLLEVAFNHFLRGKQDESGGDLVYFQGHCAPGLYARAFLEGRLDESRLANYRRELGKGGGLSSYPHPYCMPDFWEFPTVSMGLGPIMAIYQARYNRYLEDRGIVKRTGKVWAFLGDGETDEPETLGAITLASREKLDNLVFVINCNLQRLDGPVRGNYKIIQELEAIFRGAGWNVIKVIWGAAWDPLLERDQDGALVQRMESAVDGEYQKFSASDGAYIREHFFGADPRLKKMVENMTDEDIMKLNRGGHDPEKVYAAYRRAVQEADGAPTVILAKTIKGYGLGEAGEGKNITHSQKKLNDDELRRFRSRFAIPIDDDRVGDAPFYSPGAESPEVKYLRERREKLGGPLPARRNDSPPLKPLSFEIFKEFYEAGEGRDASTTMVIVRILSKLLRDKEGGKSITPIIPDEARTFGMEALFRQVGIYSHVGQRYEPVDRDTLLYYKEAVDGQILEEGITEAGAMSSFIAAGTSYASHGVQMVPFFLFYSIFGFQRIGDLIWAAGDMGCRGFLIGGTAGRTTLAGEGLQHQDGHTPLLSYPYPHVLCYDPAFSYEAAAIIEEGYRRMFVEQKNVIYYILAGNENYEHPPAPGPAEKLKQEILRGIYLFRKSGLSGAKARVQLFGSGAIMNETLAAAELLEKDFGVAADVWSVTSYKELWKDAMDCERAALLGEPSRTPYIVEVLKGKGDVVIAASDYTKALPLSIARWIQAPFHALGTDGFGRSESRQSLRDYFEVDRRYIALAALNKLAEAGKIDRAQAQKLRQSSGIAGDKIDPHRLHWA, from the coding sequence ATGTCCGATCCTGGCCTGAACAAAGAAGATCTGGAAATACAGCAGATTGAAACACAGGAGTGGCTGGAATCGCTGGATTACGTCATCAAGCACGGCGGCCCGGAGCGAGTCAAACGGCTGCTGCGAAATTTGCAGAACCGCGCCGCAGAGTTCGGCATCCATCTCCCGTACGCCGCGAACACTCCATACGTAAATACCATCGCCCACGATGCACAACCGCGTTACCCGGGCAATCATGAGATTGAATGGCGACTGCGCAGTCTGATTCGCTGGAACGCAATGGCCACTGTGGTGCGCGCCAATCGCGTCGAGTATGGCATTGGCGGCCACATCTCCAGCTTCGCTTCTTCGGCGACGCTGCTGGAAGTAGCCTTCAATCATTTCCTGCGCGGCAAGCAAGACGAGTCCGGCGGCGACCTGGTTTACTTCCAGGGGCATTGTGCGCCTGGACTTTACGCGCGCGCCTTCCTCGAAGGGCGCCTTGATGAATCGCGATTGGCTAACTACCGCCGCGAGCTGGGCAAGGGCGGCGGTCTTTCTTCCTATCCGCATCCCTACTGCATGCCAGACTTCTGGGAATTTCCTACTGTATCCATGGGACTGGGGCCGATCATGGCCATTTACCAGGCTCGCTACAATCGCTACCTGGAGGATCGCGGCATCGTCAAGCGCACCGGCAAGGTCTGGGCCTTCCTGGGCGACGGCGAAACCGATGAACCGGAAACGCTGGGCGCAATCACCCTGGCCTCGCGCGAGAAGCTGGATAACCTTGTCTTTGTCATCAATTGCAACTTGCAGCGTCTGGACGGACCGGTGCGCGGCAACTACAAGATCATTCAAGAGCTGGAGGCAATTTTCCGCGGCGCCGGCTGGAATGTGATCAAGGTTATCTGGGGCGCGGCCTGGGATCCGCTGCTGGAGCGCGACCAGGATGGCGCTCTGGTACAGCGTATGGAAAGCGCGGTCGATGGCGAGTACCAGAAATTCAGCGCCTCCGACGGGGCCTACATTCGCGAGCACTTCTTTGGCGCCGATCCGCGACTGAAGAAGATGGTCGAGAACATGACCGACGAAGACATCATGAAGCTCAATCGCGGCGGTCATGATCCAGAGAAAGTCTACGCCGCCTATCGTCGCGCCGTGCAGGAGGCCGATGGCGCGCCCACGGTTATTCTGGCCAAGACCATCAAAGGCTACGGCCTGGGCGAGGCTGGCGAAGGCAAGAACATCACGCACTCCCAGAAGAAGCTGAACGACGACGAACTGCGGCGTTTTCGTTCGCGTTTTGCCATCCCCATCGATGACGATCGCGTTGGCGATGCGCCTTTCTATTCGCCGGGCGCCGAAAGTCCGGAGGTCAAATACCTGCGCGAGCGGCGCGAAAAACTGGGCGGTCCGCTGCCGGCGCGACGCAATGATTCTCCGCCGCTGAAACCGCTGTCCTTTGAGATCTTCAAGGAGTTCTACGAAGCGGGCGAAGGGCGCGACGCCTCCACAACAATGGTGATTGTGCGCATCCTCTCCAAGCTATTGCGCGACAAGGAAGGCGGCAAAAGCATCACGCCCATCATCCCTGATGAGGCTCGCACCTTTGGCATGGAAGCGCTGTTTCGCCAGGTGGGCATCTATTCGCACGTCGGCCAGCGCTACGAGCCCGTCGACCGCGACACGTTGCTTTACTATAAGGAAGCAGTGGACGGTCAGATTCTGGAAGAAGGCATCACCGAGGCCGGCGCCATGTCGTCCTTCATTGCCGCCGGCACCAGCTACGCTTCGCACGGCGTGCAAATGGTCCCCTTCTTTCTTTTTTACTCGATCTTTGGCTTCCAGCGCATCGGCGATTTGATCTGGGCCGCCGGCGACATGGGCTGCCGCGGTTTCTTGATCGGTGGCACGGCCGGTCGCACTACCCTGGCTGGCGAGGGACTGCAGCATCAGGACGGTCATACGCCCTTGCTGAGCTACCCCTACCCGCACGTGCTCTGTTATGATCCAGCCTTCTCCTACGAGGCGGCGGCCATCATTGAAGAAGGCTATCGTCGGATGTTTGTAGAACAGAAGAATGTTATCTACTACATCCTGGCCGGCAATGAAAACTACGAACATCCGCCGGCGCCAGGTCCCGCCGAGAAGCTGAAGCAGGAAATTCTGCGCGGCATCTACCTCTTTCGCAAAAGCGGCCTATCCGGGGCGAAGGCGCGCGTTCAGCTTTTTGGCAGCGGCGCAATCATGAACGAGACGCTGGCGGCCGCTGAATTGCTGGAGAAAGACTTTGGCGTCGCCGCCGATGTCTGGAGCGTCACTTCCTACAAGGAACTCTGGAAAGACGCCATGGATTGCGAGCGCGCCGCGCTGCTGGGCGAGCCGAGTCGCACGCCCTACATCGTTGAAGTTTTGAAGGGCAAGGGCGACGTCGTCATTGCCGCGTCGGACTATACCAAGGCGCTGCCGCTCTCCATTGCCCGCTGGATCCAGGCGCCCTTCCACGCCCTGGGCACCGACGGCTTTGGACGCAGCGAAAGTCGACAATCGCTGCGCGACTACTTTGAGGTTGATCGCCGCTACATTGCCCTGGCAGCGCTGAACAAGCTGGCCGAGGCCGGCAAGATTGACCGCGCGCAGGCGCAGAAACTGCGCCAGAGCTCTGGCATCGCTGGCGATAAAATCGATCCGCATCGACTGCACTGGGCTTGA